A DNA window from Candidatus Omnitrophota bacterium contains the following coding sequences:
- a CDS encoding phosphate ABC transporter substrate-binding protein codes for MAKSANYKYFFAAAFGLSALLVLPFESTAQNFIVLQGSDTMFHLNKRWAEEYSKINPNLKIEVSGGGSETGFDALMAGRIDIAAASRAMKESELLAFEDKFGMRPVPFVVAMDGLGVYVHNTNPRSDLTVTDLAGILSGQIRNWSEVGGADRRIDIYSRDRHSGTRTYLKEQILQGKDFSDEMVEVPTTTSLIAAVSRNPNAIGYGGIFAYSEGAHVIRLKRQPEGEAVWPSVENVAAGTYPLSRPLHFYINPASMNKEVKAFVDWILTDGQDYVQMVGYYRAELAQVAGN; via the coding sequence ATGGCTAAATCTGCTAATTATAAATACTTCTTCGCCGCGGCCTTCGGGCTTTCAGCCTTGCTCGTGCTTCCCTTCGAATCCACTGCTCAAAACTTTATCGTTCTCCAGGGCTCGGATACCATGTTTCATCTCAACAAGCGCTGGGCTGAAGAATACTCCAAAATCAATCCTAACCTGAAGATTGAAGTCAGTGGCGGCGGTTCGGAAACGGGATTTGATGCCCTGATGGCCGGCAGAATCGATATCGCAGCTGCCTCCCGGGCCATGAAAGAATCCGAATTGCTCGCCTTTGAAGACAAATTCGGGATGCGGCCGGTTCCGTTTGTAGTGGCCATGGATGGTCTGGGTGTGTATGTTCACAACACCAATCCCCGCAGCGACCTCACTGTCACGGATTTGGCCGGAATCCTGAGCGGCCAAATCCGGAACTGGAGCGAAGTGGGTGGCGCCGACCGGCGTATTGATATTTACAGCCGGGACAGGCATTCCGGCACACGGACCTATCTCAAGGAACAAATATTGCAAGGCAAAGACTTCTCCGACGAGATGGTAGAAGTCCCCACAACCACATCCCTGATCGCAGCCGTGTCCCGCAATCCAAACGCCATTGGTTACGGCGGTATCTTTGCGTACTCTGAGGGAGCCCATGTCATACGCCTGAAGAGGCAACCTGAAGGAGAGGCAGTTTGGCCCAGTGTAGAGAATGTGGCCGCCGGAACATACCCGCTGAGCCGTCCCCTTCACTTCTACATCAATCCCGCTTCTATGAACAAAGAAGTGAAGGCTTTTGTGGACTGGATTTTGACTGACGGCCAGGACTATGTGCAAATGGTGGGGTATTATCGAGCTGAGCTGGCCCAGGTGGCCGGCAATTAG
- a CDS encoding TIGR02597 family protein, giving the protein MKTRAAIAIAAAIMFVVPLQSASAAEVVGVSRVVVPPQTDVHLSLPFSRNPVGEYTVASIVPGSGVTVADVLVPGAYADTYYVRFVDQDAEGLWATIDDNGTGSITLLDPAILNFVDPGDTFRVYEHHTLGSVFPPFMFGKSYVAGTKVLIFKNDLSAMAQNLSADRVATYTTAAGGVWFGSGGVTSATILEPETQFILRNVSDSELQFIAFGKAADFSVSRLVAANGDLNIGTGYPVPVVLKNAGIEGNQRKVLFYDNAASGQNKSASKVASYTTGAGGLWFGNGVTGNELINPSESITFRLPVSEAGTKVTFTKPY; this is encoded by the coding sequence GTGAAGACGAGAGCAGCGATTGCAATCGCAGCGGCAATTATGTTTGTGGTGCCTCTGCAGTCTGCTTCTGCAGCGGAAGTCGTGGGAGTTAGCCGCGTCGTAGTGCCGCCTCAGACAGATGTGCACCTCTCACTTCCGTTCAGCCGGAACCCCGTAGGTGAATATACGGTAGCCAGTATTGTGCCGGGCAGTGGGGTGACGGTGGCGGACGTGTTGGTGCCAGGAGCATACGCAGACACGTACTATGTGCGTTTTGTAGACCAAGACGCTGAAGGACTCTGGGCAACCATCGATGACAACGGGACAGGCAGCATCACTCTTTTAGATCCGGCAATTCTTAATTTTGTGGACCCGGGTGATACGTTCCGCGTGTATGAGCACCACACGCTGGGCAGTGTCTTTCCTCCCTTTATGTTTGGGAAGTCCTATGTTGCGGGCACCAAAGTCCTCATTTTCAAGAATGATCTTTCCGCGATGGCACAGAACCTTTCAGCCGATCGGGTTGCGACTTACACGACCGCGGCCGGGGGCGTTTGGTTTGGTTCCGGCGGCGTTACCAGCGCGACGATCCTGGAGCCCGAGACACAGTTCATTCTCCGTAATGTCTCAGACTCTGAGTTGCAGTTCATTGCGTTCGGCAAGGCTGCGGATTTTTCTGTTAGCCGGTTGGTCGCAGCAAATGGCGATCTGAACATCGGTACAGGCTATCCGGTCCCTGTCGTTCTCAAGAATGCCGGGATTGAGGGAAATCAGCGCAAGGTACTGTTTTACGACAACGCTGCTAGCGGGCAGAACAAGTCGGCGTCCAAGGTCGCTTCCTATACCACTGGGGCCGGTGGCCTCTGGTTTGGCAATGGAGTTACCGGGAATGAGCTGATCAATCCTTCGGAGTCGATCACTTTTCGTTTGCCTGTTAGCGAGGCCGGCACGAAGGTGACGTTTACCAAGCCTTATTAA